In Polyangia bacterium, a single genomic region encodes these proteins:
- a CDS encoding DUF971 domain-containing protein, translating to MMPDEIIGLLRSKITLKWPDGHETVYPARQLRLRCRCAMCIEETSGRPLLDPATVADTVRAKGIGLVGQYAISIDWSDGHNTGIYSFRDLRANCPCAACAAERG from the coding sequence ATGATGCCCGACGAGATCATCGGCCTTCTGCGCTCGAAGATCACCTTGAAGTGGCCCGACGGCCACGAGACGGTCTACCCCGCGCGGCAATTGCGCCTGCGCTGCCGCTGCGCGATGTGCATCGAAGAAACCTCCGGCCGCCCCCTGCTGGATCCGGCCACCGTCGCCGACACCGTGCGCGCCAAAGGCATCGGCCTGGTCGGTCAATACGCCATCAGCATCGACTGGAGCGACGGCCACAACACCGGCATCTACAGTTTCCGCGATCTGCGCGCCAACTGTCCCTGCGCTGCCTGCGCCGCCGAACGCGGTTAG
- a CDS encoding NUDIX hydrolase encodes MPLHLPDDPKPWTVLTSEYLSRKFWYTVRVERVELPNGTIIPEYWVQEYVPWVNVVAVTTDGNVLLLRQYRHGIGQVHYEIPAGTTDPGETSMEAAARRELLEETGYGGGRWSPLMTLSANPALTTNLTYTFLAEEVVPIAAPDPGASEDLRLHPTPVGEVEALIDSGEMIQSLHVAPLTKFLLRWRTGRIKVGGAP; translated from the coding sequence CCGTCCTCACCAGCGAATACCTCTCGCGCAAGTTCTGGTACACGGTGCGCGTCGAACGCGTCGAGCTGCCGAACGGCACGATCATCCCCGAGTACTGGGTGCAGGAATATGTCCCCTGGGTGAACGTGGTGGCGGTGACCACCGACGGGAACGTGCTGCTCTTGCGCCAGTACCGCCACGGCATCGGCCAGGTGCACTATGAAATCCCCGCCGGCACCACCGACCCGGGCGAGACGTCGATGGAGGCGGCCGCGCGCCGCGAGCTTCTGGAAGAAACCGGTTACGGCGGGGGGCGCTGGTCGCCTTTGATGACGTTGTCGGCCAACCCGGCCCTGACCACCAATCTCACGTACACGTTCCTGGCCGAAGAGGTGGTCCCGATAGCGGCGCCCGATCCGGGGGCCAGCGAGGATCTCCGCCTGCACCCCACACCCGTCGGTGAGGTCGAGGCGCTGATCGACAGCGGCGAGATGATCCAGTCGCTGCACGTCGCCCCGCTGACCAAGTTCCTGCTGCGCTGGCGCACCGGACGCATCAAGGTCGGCGGCGCGCCATGA